Below is a genomic region from Citrobacter telavivensis.
CCTGAACCACACCAGGCAGCAGACCGTGCGACACCAGTTCCCGATCCGTCGTTCGCGTCAACGGCTGCCCCTGTAAGCGGTAGCCCATCCGGTTACTCTGCGGACTGAGATGCCACGGCGATCGCCAGAACGACTCCTGCGAAACCGCGTCAAATTCGTGATACTCCGGCCCCGGCAGCGCCCGAATGCGGTTCCCCCACAGCAGCTGTTTTACCCCCAGCGCCTCCCTGAACGTGCGTCGGGGTTTGCCGATGGCCAGCCGGTCGCCATCTTTGAGCAGACGACCTTCCAGCCCGCCAATGCCCACTTTGAGATCGGTACTGCAAGACCCCATCACTTCCGGCACGTCGATGCCGCCCGCCAGCGCAAGATAGCTGCGCATACCGTGCTGCGGACGCTTCAGCGCCAGACGCTGGCCCGCTTTTACCGGCAGACGCCAGCCTGTCCAGACGGGGTGATTGTCCAGTCGCGCTTCACATCCCGCACCGGTCAGGGCAAACCAGCCGTCGGTTTCAAACTCCACCACTAACTGCCCAAGGGTAATTTCCAGTACTGGCGCACTGGCCTCATTGCCCACCAACAGGTTGGCGATTTGCATCGCGGGTTTATCCAGCGCGCCGCAGTGGCTGACGCCTGACTGACGAAAACCGTGCCGACCGCCGTCCTGAACCGAGGTGTACAGTCCCGCGCGAATAATATTCAGCATACCCCCTCCTTCTGCGGGATAAAGCGCACGCTATCGCCGGGGCGCAGGAGAACCGGTTGCTCTTTTTTCGGGTCGAACAGCGGCAGCGCGGTGTGTCCGATCAGTTGCCAGCCGCCGGGGGTTGGCAGCGGATAAATCCCCGTTTGCGGCCCGCCGATACCCACCGACCCCGCCGGAACGATCAGCCGCGGCTCAGCGCGTCTTGGCGTGTGCAGTTGTTCCGGTAAGCTGCCGAGATACGGGAATCCGGGCTGAAAACCTAAAAACCAGACCACGTACTCGACCGACGCGTGCAGTTCCACCACCTGCTTTTCGCTCAGACCGCTGTGGCGGGCAACGTCTGCCAGATCGGGACCGCCAGCACCGCCGTAGGTCACCGGAATTTCGATATAGCGCGAGTCAGGCTCCAGCGCCTCACTCTCCTCCCACCAGCGTTGCAGGCGTTCAATCGCATCCAGCGCCAGCGTTTGCGGGTCGCGCAGGATCACGGTGATATTGTTCATTCCAGGAATAGCCTCAACAACGTTTGGTGTCTCAACCAAACGCTGGGCCAGTCGCCAGATACGTTTCTGGCTCGCCAGCGTCACCGGCGGCTCAAGCTCCAGCACCACCGCCGTTTCACCTAACAGATAACAACGCGCTCGTTGCACTTGCGTTCCTCTTGTTCTTACCACCCGCTTCATCAGGCGTTATTGTCGCAGCCAGTCTGGACTCGGACAGCACGCAAAAACCGGAGCGTACAGGGAGTACGTGAGGATTTTGAGCACTGCCCAGGGCCAGAATGGCAAGTAAAATAGCCCTTATGAGGCGGGTTATGCAGGGTTGGGAATATCAATAAATGTCACATCCAAATCGGTGTTCTCCGTCAGCCATTCGCTGAGCGCACGGATCCCGCCGCGTTCGGTAGCATGGTGTCCGGCGGCGTAGAAATGCAGCCCCTGTTCACGGGCAGAGTGGATGGTTTGTTCAGAAACTTCGCCGGTGATAAAGGCGTCGACGCCAGCCTGCGCGGCGCTGTCGATGAAGCTTTGTCCACCGCCGGTGCACCAGGCAACACGTTTAACGGTATCCGGCCCGGTATCACCGCACCACAGCGGCTTGCGTCCAAGACGCGCTTCAATCCACGACGCCAGTTCCAGCCCCGGCACCGGAATCGCCAGTTCGCCCCAGGGAACCAGCGGCTCGATTTCCCCCAGCACGGTGATGCCCAGCAGGGACGCCAGCTGTGCGTTGTTGCCCAGTTCCGGATGCGCATCCAGCGGGAGATGCCAGCCGTAGAGGTTAATGTCATTCGCCAGCAGTGTTTTCAGGCGATTGCGCTTCATTCCGCGAATCACCGGGGACTCGCCTTTCCAGAAATAACCATGATGAACGATGACCGCATCGGCCTGCAAACGCACCGCTTCATCCAGTAACGCCTGACTGGCGGTCACGCCGGTGACAATTTTCTGCACCGTCTCTTTGCCTTCAACCTGTAAACCGTTTGGCGCGTAGTCGCTGATGGCGGCGCTGTTCAGTTTCTCGTTGATCAGTTGCTCCAGTTCGGTGTTTTTCATCATCGATCCCTTGTTTATTTATGCACTCCGTTAACATAGCGTCCCTGTGCCTGTTCGTCGATAGACAATTATTAGCCATATTAAGAAACCATCGCCCCGCATTAAACCATAAAAAAGAGGACGGGTTTACACGCGTCCTTCTGAATATTTATGGCGCCAGACCGCATAGTCACCGTCAGCTTTTTCGCGCGGCCTCATACGCGGCAAGCGTCTCCACGCGCGCCTGTTTGTGATCGACAATAGGCTGCGGATAGTCGAGCGTGATGCCCGCTTTTGTCGCCCATTTCCACGGTTCGTGTATCGCCTTGCCCGGTACATCGCTCAGTTCTGGGATCCACTGGCGGATAAACTCACCGTCGCAGTCGAACTTTTCACTCTGCGTCGTCGGGTTAAAAATGCGGAAGTACGGCGCGGCGTCGGTTCCGGTGGAGGCCGCCCACTGCCAGCCGCCGTTATTTGCGGCGAGATCGCCATCAATCAGTTGCGTCATGAAATAACGCTCGCCTTTACGCCAGTCGATCAGCAGATCTTTCACCAGGAAGCTGGCCGTAATCATCCGCAGGCGGTTATGCATCCAGCCGGTGGCGTTCAGTTGCC
It encodes:
- a CDS encoding 5-oxoprolinase/urea amidolyase family protein, which produces MLNIIRAGLYTSVQDGGRHGFRQSGVSHCGALDKPAMQIANLLVGNEASAPVLEITLGQLVVEFETDGWFALTGAGCEARLDNHPVWTGWRLPVKAGQRLALKRPQHGMRSYLALAGGIDVPEVMGSCSTDLKVGIGGLEGRLLKDGDRLAIGKPRRTFREALGVKQLLWGNRIRALPGPEYHEFDAVSQESFWRSPWHLSPQSNRMGYRLQGQPLTRTTDRELVSHGLLPGVVQVPHNGQPIVLMNDAQTTGGYPRIACIIEADMYHLAQIPLGQPIHFVQCSLEEALKARQDQQRYLEQLTWRLNDEH
- the pxpB gene encoding 5-oxoprolinase subunit PxpB, producing MQRARCYLLGETAVVLELEPPVTLASQKRIWRLAQRLVETPNVVEAIPGMNNITVILRDPQTLALDAIERLQRWWEESEALEPDSRYIEIPVTYGGAGGPDLADVARHSGLSEKQVVELHASVEYVVWFLGFQPGFPYLGSLPEQLHTPRRAEPRLIVPAGSVGIGGPQTGIYPLPTPGGWQLIGHTALPLFDPKKEQPVLLRPGDSVRFIPQKEGVC
- a CDS encoding type 2 GTP cyclohydrolase I; this encodes MKNTELEQLINEKLNSAAISDYAPNGLQVEGKETVQKIVTGVTASQALLDEAVRLQADAVIVHHGYFWKGESPVIRGMKRNRLKTLLANDINLYGWHLPLDAHPELGNNAQLASLLGITVLGEIEPLVPWGELAIPVPGLELASWIEARLGRKPLWCGDTGPDTVKRVAWCTGGGQSFIDSAAQAGVDAFITGEVSEQTIHSAREQGLHFYAAGHHATERGGIRALSEWLTENTDLDVTFIDIPNPA